The genomic region ACTGCGCGCCGTCGTAACGGTTCACTCCGCCCGAGACCGCGCACCAGAGCACGCCCGCCCTGTCCACGGCCAGGGCGTTGACCGAGTTGTCGAGCAGACCCTCCGCCGTGGTGTAGCCAGTCCACGACACGCCATCATAGCGGCTCAACCCGTCGTTGGTGCCGAACCACTTGACTCCCCTGGAATCGATACACATGTCGTTCACCATGTCGGACAACAGGCCGTCCGCGGTGGTGAACCGGCTCCAGCTGTGCCCGTCGTACCGGAGCACTCCGCTGCCCAGCGAGACAAACCAGAGCGAGCCGTCCGTGTCCAGCGCGATCCGGCGGCAGTAGTTGTCCTTGCGCCGCGAGGAATCAGGCCGGAAAGTGGTCCAGCCTGTGCCGTCGTAGCGGCTGATCCCGTCCTGTGTGCCGAACCACCTGTTGCCCTGGCTGTCGATAGCCGTACACAGCACCGTGTTGTCCGCCAGCCCGTCCGCCCGGTCGTAAAATTTCAGATCGATGTCCGGATTGAGCGGTGGAGTCTCCTGCAGCGAGGCGATTTCCGCTGCCGGCAGAAAGCTGAGCCCGCCGTAATAGGTGCTGATCCAGAGATTGCCCGCGCGGTCGGTGAGCAGGTTCGCAATGAACATGTCCGGCAGACCGTCCCGCGTGTCGAACGCGCGCCACTGACGGCCGTCGAAGCGACAGAGGCCGTTGACAGTGCCGCACCAGAGGAACCCCAGGGAGTCGAGGGCAAAGCAGGTCGACTGGCTGGAGGGGAAAGCCGAGCTGGTCGGGCCGTAGGTGGTCCAGGCGCTCCCATCCCAGGCCGCCGCCCCATCCCGCCGCAGGCTCGTCCAGATCCTTCCCTGCCGGTCCCGGATCACGGCGTCCGCTATATCGTAGCCGGTGGTGCTGTAGGTCCGGGTGGGCAGGGTTGTCCAGCGATTCCCGTCGAACAGGCTCACCCCGCGCTGGGTGCCGGCGATCAGCCGGTCCTGTCCATCCGGCACGAGGGCGACCACCCAGTCATCGGCCAGGCTATCCAGATGGGTGTAGGTTGTCCACTTTGCACCATCCCTTCGGGCCGCGCCCTTCATCGTGCCGGCCCAGAGGCGGCCGCCTGAGTCGAGGCTCAGGCCGTAAACATAACCGTCCGGCAGCCCGTCCAGGGTGTCCAGACGGCTCCAGCCCGTACCGTCGAAACGCAGCACTCCCGAACCAAGCGTGCCGACCCAGACATTATCCTCCCGGTCCACCGCGATGCCGCCGGAGAGACTGGCGACAGTGTTCTCACGCAGAACGGGATAGCTCTGCCACTGTGTCCCGTCGTAATGGGAAAGCCGGCCGGCAAAGGGACGGGAATCGGAGGTGACACACCAGAGTCCGCCCCGGCTGTCCAGGGCCAG from bacterium harbors:
- a CDS encoding dockerin type I domain-containing protein translates to LALDSRGGLWCVTSDSRPFAGRLSHYDGTQWQSYPVLRENTVASLSGGIAVDREDNVWVGTLGSGVLRFDGTGWSRLDTLDGLPDGYVYGLSLDSGGRLWAGTMKGAARRDGAKWTTYTHLDSLADDWVVALVPDGQDRLIAGTQRGVSLFDGNRWTTLPTRTYSTTGYDIADAVIRDRQGRIWTSLRRDGAAAWDGSAWTTYGPTSSAFPSSQSTCFALDSLGFLWCGTVNGLCRFDGRQWRAFDTRDGLPDMFIANLLTDRAGNLWISTYYGGLSFLPAAEIASLQETPPLNPDIDLKFYDRADGLADNTVLCTAIDSQGNRWFGTQDGISRYDGTGWTTFRPDSSRRKDNYCRRIALDTDGSLWFVSLGSGVLRYDGHSWSRFTTADGLLSDMVNDMCIDSRGVKWFGTNDGLSRYDGVSWTGYTTAEGLLDNSVNALAVDRAGVLWCAVSGGVNRYDGAQWQAFRSGEGPLNDWVNRVSCDRKNNVWFAGSSKGVCRYDGQSWTVFDSTAGLAGNRTRSLLFDRYGQLWVTTAGSGVCRFDGASWTSYSVRDGLASNFIYDIVQDSDGAYWLGGGGGVNLLRLKQTPQPPAGDVNADGRRDVFDLLALLRLLSGAEPDPDRRGDLNSDGRMDVFDLLALLKALSGW